The Zerene cesonia ecotype Mississippi chromosome 19, Zerene_cesonia_1.1, whole genome shotgun sequence genome has a window encoding:
- the LOC119834555 gene encoding tubulin-specific chaperone C isoform X2, with protein MSVAARSAFWIISIGTVSFGLFTFFKPDDELLKQIDDESKFTTARRTSRDTLAVLKEATNQNSEISKKRLSRREAQRIEKLQKAHKAREEVDATNENEEYFSGAFKIRADIIEQLLSQVPTLECNVLPAHFDNIKREVNELQKFVVTSSFFLKEFNLRKYLGIVQNLQTKCYELEDRYVPRKKFGFTRKKLPKSHSQKQDSVDENDAAGKTDSNKWDDKLFGFDSKENNILSLENDELYQRDVALRNLKNCTVGLKGVMGTLHMTNLDNCIILSGPVTSSVFIEKCTNCKVVAACQQLRMHTSNQCDIYLHVTSKGIVEDCTEIRTAPYNLYYDDLEKHFNMSSLDRNSNNWDSLDDFNWLAPDIPSPNWQVLDPAHRICDWSEWWSKLPS; from the exons aTTGATGACGAATCAAAATTTACTACTGCTAGACGAACTAGTCGTGACACACTTGCTGTATTAAAAGAAGCAACCAATCAAAATTCAGAAATATCCAAAAAA AGGCTTAGTAGACGTGAAGCACAAAGGATTGAGAAACTACAAAAGGCACACAAGGCAAGAGAGGAAGTCGATGCAACAAATGAGAATGAGGAATATTTTTCAGGAGCTTTCAAAATAAGGGCGGATATAATTGAACAGCTGTTGTCACAAGTACCCACCTTGGAGTGCAATGTTCTTCCAGCACATTTTGATAACATTAAGCGAGAGGTGAATGAACTACAAAAATTTGTTGTAACCTCTTCCTTTTTTCTAAAGGAATTCAACTTACGTAAATATCTCGGTATAGTTCAAAACTTGCAGACCAAATGTTACGAATTGGAAGACAGGTACGTGCCCCGCAAGAAATTTGGTTTTACAAGAAAAAAGCTACCAAAGTCCCACAGCCAGAAACAAGATTCGGTTGATGAAAATGATGCGGCCGGCAAAACAGATAGCAATAAATGGGATGACAAGTTGTTCGGCTTTGattcaaaggaaaataatattttgtcctTGGAAAACGATGAATTATATCAAAGGGATGTTGCACTgcgtaatttgaaaaattgtactGTAGGATTGAAAGGTGTAATGGGTACCTTACACATGACAAATTTGGACAACTGTATAATTCTCTCGGGGCCAGTGACATCATCAGTTTTTATCGAAAAGTGCACCAATTGCAAAGTTGTCGCTGCTTGCCAGCAACTCCGAATGCACACTTCTAATCAATGTGATATATACTTGCATGTGACAAGTAAGGGAATTGTTGAAGATTGCACAGAAATTAGAACTGCACCCTATAACTTATATTACGATGATttagaaaaacatttcaatatgtCCTCATTAGATAGAAATAGTAACAACTGGGATAGTCTGGATGATTTTAACTGGCTGGCTCCAGATATACCTTCTCCAAATTGGCAAGTTTTGGACCCCGCACATCGTATTTGTGATTGGTCTGAATGGTGGTCAAAACTACCatcatag
- the LOC119834555 gene encoding tubulin-specific chaperone C isoform X1 gives MSDKTAVLERLSRREAQRIEKLQKAHKAREEVDATNENEEYFSGAFKIRADIIEQLLSQVPTLECNVLPAHFDNIKREVNELQKFVVTSSFFLKEFNLRKYLGIVQNLQTKCYELEDRYVPRKKFGFTRKKLPKSHSQKQDSVDENDAAGKTDSNKWDDKLFGFDSKENNILSLENDELYQRDVALRNLKNCTVGLKGVMGTLHMTNLDNCIILSGPVTSSVFIEKCTNCKVVAACQQLRMHTSNQCDIYLHVTSKGIVEDCTEIRTAPYNLYYDDLEKHFNMSSLDRNSNNWDSLDDFNWLAPDIPSPNWQVLDPAHRICDWSEWWSKLPS, from the coding sequence ATGAGTGACAAAACAGCAGTTTTAGAGAGGCTTAGTAGACGTGAAGCACAAAGGATTGAGAAACTACAAAAGGCACACAAGGCAAGAGAGGAAGTCGATGCAACAAATGAGAATGAGGAATATTTTTCAGGAGCTTTCAAAATAAGGGCGGATATAATTGAACAGCTGTTGTCACAAGTACCCACCTTGGAGTGCAATGTTCTTCCAGCACATTTTGATAACATTAAGCGAGAGGTGAATGAACTACAAAAATTTGTTGTAACCTCTTCCTTTTTTCTAAAGGAATTCAACTTACGTAAATATCTCGGTATAGTTCAAAACTTGCAGACCAAATGTTACGAATTGGAAGACAGGTACGTGCCCCGCAAGAAATTTGGTTTTACAAGAAAAAAGCTACCAAAGTCCCACAGCCAGAAACAAGATTCGGTTGATGAAAATGATGCGGCCGGCAAAACAGATAGCAATAAATGGGATGACAAGTTGTTCGGCTTTGattcaaaggaaaataatattttgtcctTGGAAAACGATGAATTATATCAAAGGGATGTTGCACTgcgtaatttgaaaaattgtactGTAGGATTGAAAGGTGTAATGGGTACCTTACACATGACAAATTTGGACAACTGTATAATTCTCTCGGGGCCAGTGACATCATCAGTTTTTATCGAAAAGTGCACCAATTGCAAAGTTGTCGCTGCTTGCCAGCAACTCCGAATGCACACTTCTAATCAATGTGATATATACTTGCATGTGACAAGTAAGGGAATTGTTGAAGATTGCACAGAAATTAGAACTGCACCCTATAACTTATATTACGATGATttagaaaaacatttcaatatgtCCTCATTAGATAGAAATAGTAACAACTGGGATAGTCTGGATGATTTTAACTGGCTGGCTCCAGATATACCTTCTCCAAATTGGCAAGTTTTGGACCCCGCACATCGTATTTGTGATTGGTCTGAATGGTGGTCAAAACTACCatcatag
- the LOC119834553 gene encoding N-acetylgalactosaminyltransferase 7, producing the protein MRITNVRRGRIIRMSAVCAVLLILIYALHNYSRANIAKDTEEILGSNSHAEYYKSHKNVYPTLKTELGNFEPKVKTKVKGPGEGGEPYHMAQDRANDIAESESEYGMNIAASDDIAMNRTVTDTRLDECKYWHYPEDLPTTSVIIVFHNEGFSVLMRTVHSVINRSPPHILHEIVLVDDFSDKDNLKQNLDNYIKRWNGKVRLIRNTQREGLIRTRSRGAQEATGDVIVFLDAHCEVNVNWLPPLLAPIYRDYRIMTVPVIDGIDHRTFEYRPVYQHGTNYRGIFEWGMLYKENEVPDREANEHKHKSEPYKSPTHAGGLFAINRRYFLEIGAYDPGLLVWGGENFELSFKIWQCGGSIEWVPCSRVGHVYRAFMPYSFGNLAKNRKGSLITINYKRVIETWFDEEHKEYFYTREPMARFLDMGDISEQIALRDKLKCKSFGWFMENVAYDVYDKFPKLPKNVHWGMVKNKATGVCLDTMGKAAPAYIGTSTCHGAGNNQLFRLNEAGQLGVGERCVEADSDSVKQAICRLGTVDGPWRYDDEHKHIIHRLHSHCLTLQPHSRTLGLAPCDPNNTYQQWTITHKKPNW; encoded by the exons ATGAGAATCACAAATGTTAGACGTGGTAGGATCATCCGTATGAGTGCCGTTTGtgcagttttattaattttaatttatgctcTGCACAATTACTCTCGTGCTAACATTGCTAAAGATACGGAAGAAATACTGGGATCAAATTCACACGCTGAATATTACAAGTCccacaaaaatgtatatccTACATTAAAAACAG AACTTGGTAATTTTGAGCCAAAAGTGAAGACGAAAGTGAAGGGGCCAGGTGAAGGTGGAGAGCCCTACCACATGGCACAGGATAGAGCAAATGATATAGCAGAGTCAGAGAGTGAATATGGCATGAACATAGCTGCCTCAGATGATATTGCTATGAACAG AACTGTAACCGACACGCGTTTGGACGAATGCAAATACTGGCATTACCCAGAAGACCTGCCGACCACGTCGGTCATCATAGTTTTTCACAACGAAGGCTTCTCAGTCCTCATGCGGACTGTCCACTCGGTTATAAATCGATCGCCGCCCCACATTCTTCATGAGATTGTATTG GTAGATGACTTCTCCGATAAAGATAACCTCAAACAAAATCTCGATAACTACATCAAACGATGGAACGGCAAAGTCCGTCTTATAAGAAATACTCAAAGAGAGGGACTTATCAGAACAAGATCGAGGGGTGCCCAAGAAGCTACTGGTGACGTCATAGTGTTCCTGGACGCACATTGTGAGGTCAATGTAAATTGGTTGCCTCCACTCCTTGCCCCTATTTACAGGGACTATAGAATCATGACTGTACCAGTCATAGATGGTATTGATCATCGAACATTCGAGTACAGACCGGTATACCAACATGGAACAAATTACAGGGGAATATTCGAGTGGGGAATGCTTTACAAGGAAAACGAAGTGCCTGATAGAGAAGCTAATGAGCACAAACACAAATCAGAACCATACAAGAGTCCAACCCACGCTGGTGGGCTATTTGCAATAAATAGAAGATATTTCCTGGAGATTGGTGCTTACGACCCTGGCCTTTTAGTTTGGGGTGGAGAAAACTTCGAGCTCAGTTTCAAAATATGGCAATGCGGTGGTAGCATTGAATGGGTGCCGTGCTCCAGGGTTGGACACGTATATCGTGCATTCATGCCCTACTCTTTTGGTAATTTGGCGAAGAACCGTAAAGGTTCCCTCATTACCATTAACTACAAGCGTGTTATCGAGACTTGGTTTGACGAGGAACATAAGGAATATTTCTATACAAGAGAACCGATGGCCAGGTTCTTAGATATGGGCGATATAAGTGAGCAGATCGCGCTCAGGGACAAGTTGAAGTGCAAAAGCTTTGGATGGTTTATGGAAAATGTTGCGTACGACGTGTACGATAAGTTCCCCAAATTGCCCAAGAATGTACATTGGGGTATGGTAAAGAATAAAGCCACTGGTGTCTGTCTGGATACGATGGGCAAAGCAGCTCCAGCGTATATTG GTACATCCACATGCCACGGGGCGGGCAACAACCAATTGTTCCGGCTGAACGAGGCGGGCCAGCTCGGTGTTGGCGAGAGATGCGTGGAGGCCGACTCGGATAGCGTGAAACAGGCGATATGTAGGCTCGGTACTGTTGATGGGCCGTGGAG GTACGACGACGAACATAAACACATAATCCACAGACTGCACAGTCACTGTTTGACATTACAACCGCATTCGCGCACATTAGGCTTAGCACCCTGTGACCCCAATAACACTTACCAACAGTGGACAATCACGCATAAAAAACCTAACTGGTGA
- the LOC119834684 gene encoding kinesin-like protein KIF20B, giving the protein MDKTPALIVETFIGNWNGAFPNHPLTAADLKVPHSVMGALFEVFARLGIDRDAVLSPPDEPHNEHTAYYWDLIPVINMTRVINHLVSVMPQVDAKISISHFLQPTVTTSQSILLLLFNLMIFNEERLSDINPQEEELFSKSKEVNKLEQKKNKLVELLNVQAEEKGKRAERIEEFHEQIKLFEEELKQENEALEVEKSELEVIAKENHQLEVIVDQKKTQKEAVTDEIEKKKALIVYDADDIRAQAAKAAQDVQDADEKLNALLATLMLKENNLKNLQTIKPNFDVANNYLNEIMKIMDSLKDYENGDLDSDSVEGELNVLNTEISELESQYTELKVAREEALKRHQENQARRQQEKALAERNINEAEKKDKKCQEQMKKSTQVINSIKELTRKYDEEKNSCLEQLGDIKEDFQSKVKHAEDSLLTVLANAERAIIQKFLKQNKNI; this is encoded by the exons ATGGATAAAA CACCAGCGTTGATCGTGGAGACCTTTATTGGCAATTGGAATGGCGCTTTTCCAAATCATCCTCTTACTGCCGCTGATTTAAAGGTCCCCCATTCTGTTATGGGCGCACTGTTTGAAGTATTCGCCAGACTAGGAATTGATCGAGATGCTGTTTTG TCTCCACCAGATGAGCCTCACAATGAGCACACAGCGTACTACTGGGATTTAATACCAGTTATAAATATGACTCGGGTTATAAACCACCTGGTGTCTGTAATGCCGCAAGTTGATGCTAAGATAAGCATCTCGCACTTCCTTCAACCGACAGTAACAACATCTCAGTCTatattgttgttgttattCAATTTGATGATTTTCAACGAAGAACGATTAAGTGATATTAATCCACAGGAAGAAGAGCTGTTTTCTAAATCTAAAGAG gtGAACAAGTTGGAgcagaagaaaaataaattagttgaaCTGCTCAATGTACAGGCTGAGGAAAAGGGCAAGAGGGCGGAGAGAATAGAAgag TTCCACGAACAAATCAAACTATTTGAAGAAGAACTGAAACAGGAAAATGAAGCTCTCGAGGTTGAGAAGTCAGAATTGGAGGTAATAGCGAAAGAGAATCACCAATTGGAAGTCATTGTAGACCAAAAGAAGACACAAAAAGAAGCAGTGACAGATGAAATTGAGAAGAAGAAAGCTTTAATAGTCTATGACGCTGATGATATTCGAGCTCAGGCTGCGAAAGCGGCGCAGGATGTTCAAGACGCAGATGAAAAGTTAAATGCCCTCTTGGCTACCTTGATGCTAAAAGAGAATAACTTAAAGAACTTGCAGACAATAAAACCCAACTTTGATGTGGCCAATAATTACTTGAATGAGATTATGAAGATCATGGACAGCTTGAA GGACTATGAAAATGGTGATTTAGATTCAGACAGTGTAGAGGgtgaattaaatgtattaaacacAGAGATAAGTGAATTAGAATCTCAATATACTGAATTGAAGGTGGCAAGAGAAGAAGCTTTGAAGAGACATCAGGAAAATCAGGCCAGGAGGCAGCAAGAAAAGGCATTGGCCGAAAG GAACATCAACGAAGCAGAGAAAAAAGATAAGAAATGTCAGGAGCAAATGAAGAAATCAACGcaagtaataaatagtattaaagaGTTGACTCGTAAATATGATGAAGAGAAGAATAGCTGTCTGGAACAGCTTGGTGATATAAAGGAAGACTTTCAGAGCAAG gtCAAACACGCTGAGGATTCACTCTTAACGGTTTTAGCAAATGCAGAGAGGGCGATAATccagaaatttttaaaacaaaataaaaatatttga